The stretch of DNA GAATTGCAACTATTAGAGGAGAACCTGTTACATTAATAAATCTAGATGCTTGGTTAGGACATAAAGCATTAGATGTTCATGAATATAAATTAATCATCTTTTGTGAATTTAATCATAAAAAAATTGGTTTCTTAATAAAAGATATGTTAGATATTGTTGAAAAAACGACTGATGAATTAAGACATACAGAAGAGACTAATTCAAAAATAACATATACAACTTATATTAAAGCTCATGACAAAGACGAACTTTGTACAGTATTTAATGCAGAACAATTATTAAGAGATATTGGTTGGACTGATGATGGAGAAAAAGATGTACAAAAATATGTAGAAAGTACTCTTGATTCAAGTAAAATTATATTAGCAGCAGAAGATTCAGGAGTTGCTAGAGAAGTTCTGAATAGTTTTTTTAAAAAAACAGGTGTTAGATTTGAAATATATACAAATGGAACACTTCTTTTAAAAAGATTAGAAGAAATTAATCCAGATTCCATAGGAATGATACTTACTGATATTGAAATGCCTGGAACTGATGGGTATCAAGTTGCATCATTTATTAAAACAAATTCAAAATATGCAAATATCCCAGTTATTGTAAACTCATCAATGACAACAGATGCAGTTAAGGGAAAAATGAATCAAATTGGTGTTGATGGATTTGTAGGGAAAACAGATATTCCTGCATTGTTTAAATTAACAAAAAAATTCTTAGCATAAAAAACTAAACTAGAAGAAATTCTTCTAGTTTAGTTTTGATCTAACCAAGTTTTGAACTCTTCTATTTGAACTTTTGTTTGTTCTGTTGATGTTCCACCTTTTGATGTTCTTGCATTCATTGAATTTCTTAAATCTAAATACATAACAATTTCTTCATCAATATCTTTAATTTCATCATTTGATTGTCTAATTTCTTCAACACTAAGTTCTGAAATATCTTTATTTAAACTATTTGCTTTTTCTACTACATCTTTTGTAATATAATAAGCAGTTCTAAAAGGCATATTTTGTTTTTGAACTAAAAAATCTGCTAAATCAGTAGCACTTAAGTGTCCAATTTTACAAGCAAATTCCATTTTATCTACATTTACAATCATTGTTTTAATTACTTCATTTAAAATCTTTAATGAAATTTCAATAGTTTTTACTGAATCAAAAACACCCTCTTTATCTTCTTGTGTATCTTTATTATATGCTAGTGGTAAACCTTTCATAACAGTGAATAATGAAATCAAGTTTCCATAAACTCGACCTGTTTTACCTCGAAGTAATTCAGGAACATCAGGGTTTTTCTTTTGTGGCATAATTGATGAAGTTGTAGCATACTCATCACTCATTCTAACAAATTGAAATTCGTAAGAAGACCAAGTTACAAGCTCTTCTGAAATTCTAGATATATGCATCATTGAAGTTGAGATATTAAATAAAATTTCTAAAGCAAAATCTCTATCAGATACACTATCCATAGCATGAGATGTAGGTGCACTAAACCCTAATTTATCTGATGTACTTTGTCTATTAATATTATGTGGAGTTCCAGCAAGTGCAGCACTTCCTAGAGGTGAATAATTATTTCTTTCATAAGAGCTTTCAAATCGCTCAAAATCTCTTTTAAACATATTTGCATAAGCTAGTAAGTGATAACCAAAATTAAGAGGTTGTGCGTGTTGTAAATGAGTCATTCCTGGGATTAAAGTATCAGTATGTTTTGAAGCAACATTTACAAATGTTTCAACTATTTGTTTTAATTGTTCTTTTATAGAAAGTGATTTTTCTTGAACATAAAGTCTAAAATCTAGTGCTACTTGGTCATTTCTACTTCTTGCTGTATGAAGTCTTTTTCCAGGTTCTCCTACTATTTCAGTTAGTCTATTTTCAACTGCCATATGAATATCTTCATATGCTAGTGAAAATTCAAATTTTCCAGATTCTATTTCTTCTTTTACTTGTAATAAACCTGATTCTATAAGTTCTTGTTCTTCTTTTGTTAAGATACCTTGTTCGCATAACATTTGAGAGTGAGCTATTGAACCTTTTATATCTTGTGAATAAAGTTCTTTATCGAACATAATTGAAGCATTAAACTCATCTAAAATTTGTGCATTTGTATTTTTTAATATTTGATTATTTTGGTTTGACATTATATATATTCCTATCTATGAAAAGCGTGATTTTGCGTATTATATCATAAGTGATATTATTTAAAAGTCAATGGCTTTATAATAAGTAAAAGCCAAAGACCTATGCATATTAATTTTATTTTTTTATTTTTTCCATAACTGGTCCACAAACTGCATTGATCCCAATATTTGATAATATTTTAATATCTGATTCTTTATTCACAGAAGTTGCTATTAATTTTATATCTAAAGACTGTGTTAAAATTTTTAACATATTTAAACTTTGTGTTGATTCTAATAAGAAATATTTTGAAGCTTTAACATATAAAGGTTTTAACTCTTTTAAATAAGAGTAATCATTGCTATTTGCAATAAAATTGAATATAGCAAATCTGAAATTAAACTCTTCAAACAAATTAATGTACATAATTGTGTTATTAAGATTTTGATTAAATGATTCTTCTTCTATTTCAAATATGATATTTTGATTATTTATGTTTTGATACTTTTCAAATAAGACTTTTAATTTTGAATAATTATTAAAATCTATTATAAATACTATGGGTAATTGGATTGTGATTTTACTATTTGTTTCATTATTTTTTAATATTTTTTCTATAATATGTAAATAAACTTCACTTAATCGACCTTGTGCCAAAATAGCAGGAATCAAGCCTTTATATGAAAAATTATTATCCTCATAATTTAATTCAAAACTTATAGTTTTATGTAAGATATCTTTTAAATTTATATCTATTACATCACGATAAAGGAGTTTGAAATAATTTTTTTCTAATGATATATTAATTATTTTTATCCATTCTTCTTTTGTTAAACACTTATCAATATCTTCTATAAAGAAATAATCTTTATCAGGAAATGTTTTTGCTTGAGAAATAACATAATCCATTTTAGTTAAAAGTGTTTTTACACTTTGTTCTTCTTCATATTTGAATAAACCAACAAATATATCATCAAATGATATTTCTAAATTATCATTTATATTTTTTATAAAATTTGATATAGATTTTTTCATTTTTGATTCATCTATGTTAGGAATTACTAAAACAAATTCTGAACCATTCATTCTTGCAATTAAATTTGAGCCACCACCAAACTCTTCTTTCATTAAATTTGATAAATTTACTAAAATAGTATTTGTTTTTTCATAACCAAATTTTTTGTTTAATTCATCTATTTTTAAAGAAACTATACTAATAAAACCTTGATTATTTGAATTGTCTTTATCTAAAAACTCATTTGCTTTTAATATAAAATATTTTCTATTATGTAACTTACTTACTTCATCAAAATATAATAGTTTTTTATTTAATTTTAAAACATTATTTGTATTTTCAAACATTTTTTCAATTTTACTTATCATACTATTTATACTTAATGTTACAGATTTAAATTCAGAAGTAAAAGGTAAATCTTTTTCTATAATAAACTCATTTCTCATAACAGCTAGAGCTTGCTTTTTAATAGTTTTTAGAGGTTTTAGAATATAAGCAAATAAGAAGAACAGTATTACTGTCAAAATTGCAAAACTTATTAATAATGAAAAAATAAGATTTTTAAAAATTGAATATGTTTGATGATAAAATATTGTTCTATCATTAAAAATTTCAATTGTTCCTAAAACATTCCAACCATTTGAAATAGTTGATTTTGCAGATATTTCGCCAATATCTATAAGATTTATAAACCACAAAGGAATATCATTTTTTTCTTCTGATATATCTTTTGATACTTCATAAATACTTACTTCTTCATTATCTTTAAAAATGATTTTTTCATAATTACCATTATCAAAACTAGCATTTATAACAGTTTTTATTGAAGATATATCAGAACCTGCATTTGTAATTGATAAGCTTACACTTGTTGCACTATTTTGTACATTTTCATATAAAGATTTTTCACTAGAGTCTTTTATAATTTTGAATGAAACTACAGTAATTAATATAAATAATATTGTAAAAATAAATAATATTACAATTGAAACTTGTTTAAATAAACTCATATTTTGTTCCTTTTGATTTTTCTTAATAACACATCCCATTTTTTATGTGCTGATGTTCTTTTTCCATTTCTTAAGATATTTGGATTGAAGTTATAAACTGGTGTTAAATCAGTTCTTTTTGATGCAGGGAATATTATACGTCTAATGCTATCTAGGATTAATGGTTCTGAATTTGGAGTTTCAAAATAAGACAAGACCATATGAGCATCTTTTAATCCAGCAACTCGTACATAAGTTAAAAACATTTTTGAAGTAGGAATACCAAGATTCTTTAATGCAAAATATTTAGCAATTACATAATCTTCACAATCCCCTTTATCTCGAGCTAAAAATTCAGAAGGAGAAGCCCAATAATCACTAATACCATAGACTTCTTTATCACTTTTATATTTTACAAAATTAAAAAACTCATTAACTCTTTCAAGTTTTTTCTTTGTACTACTTTTTTGTAATCTTTTTAATAACCTATTTAGTGCCACAAATCTATTTTTTGCAAATCTATTATATTTCTTTTCCACTTTTTTTATAAGAGAAGAACTTGCAAAATCAGCTGAGTAGCTAGTAAAAATTAGTAATAAAATGATTATAAATATTTTCATAAGTAAATTGTATCAAAATAGGCAAAGAGACAAATAAATTTCATCTCCTTGCACTTTTTTTAACTAATTAGTTATACCATCTGTGATTATTTGTTCAACTTTTACTTGAACACTTGCATTATCAGTATTTGTATATACATCAAATGTTGTTTCATCTTCAGTAACTGTTGATGTTGTAGACCATTTATTATTATCTGCTCCATCTTCAAATAAAACA from Poseidonibacter antarcticus encodes:
- a CDS encoding transglutaminase-like cysteine peptidase yields the protein MKIFIIILLLIFTSYSADFASSSLIKKVEKKYNRFAKNRFVALNRLLKRLQKSSTKKKLERVNEFFNFVKYKSDKEVYGISDYWASPSEFLARDKGDCEDYVIAKYFALKNLGIPTSKMFLTYVRVAGLKDAHMVLSYFETPNSEPLILDSIRRIIFPASKRTDLTPVYNFNPNILRNGKRTSAHKKWDVLLRKIKRNKI
- the argH gene encoding argininosuccinate lyase; this translates as MSNQNNQILKNTNAQILDEFNASIMFDKELYSQDIKGSIAHSQMLCEQGILTKEEQELIESGLLQVKEEIESGKFEFSLAYEDIHMAVENRLTEIVGEPGKRLHTARSRNDQVALDFRLYVQEKSLSIKEQLKQIVETFVNVASKHTDTLIPGMTHLQHAQPLNFGYHLLAYANMFKRDFERFESSYERNNYSPLGSAALAGTPHNINRQSTSDKLGFSAPTSHAMDSVSDRDFALEILFNISTSMMHISRISEELVTWSSYEFQFVRMSDEYATTSSIMPQKKNPDVPELLRGKTGRVYGNLISLFTVMKGLPLAYNKDTQEDKEGVFDSVKTIEISLKILNEVIKTMIVNVDKMEFACKIGHLSATDLADFLVQKQNMPFRTAYYITKDVVEKANSLNKDISELSVEEIRQSNDEIKDIDEEIVMYLDLRNSMNARTSKGGTSTEQTKVQIEEFKTWLDQN
- a CDS encoding chemotaxis protein CheV, which codes for MSGISGSVEQMTQAHLRNVQQLAVFYTGHNNIYAINIAKVKAFIITEEVAINDTPTDSDIIAGIATIRGEPVTLINLDAWLGHKALDVHEYKLIIFCEFNHKKIGFLIKDMLDIVEKTTDELRHTEETNSKITYTTYIKAHDKDELCTVFNAEQLLRDIGWTDDGEKDVQKYVESTLDSSKIILAAEDSGVAREVLNSFFKKTGVRFEIYTNGTLLLKRLEEINPDSIGMILTDIEMPGTDGYQVASFIKTNSKYANIPVIVNSSMTTDAVKGKMNQIGVDGFVGKTDIPALFKLTKKFLA
- a CDS encoding bifunctional diguanylate cyclase/phosphodiesterase, with the translated sequence MSLFKQVSIVILFIFTILFILITVVSFKIIKDSSEKSLYENVQNSATSVSLSITNAGSDISSIKTVINASFDNGNYEKIIFKDNEEVSIYEVSKDISEEKNDIPLWFINLIDIGEISAKSTISNGWNVLGTIEIFNDRTIFYHQTYSIFKNLIFSLLISFAILTVILFFLFAYILKPLKTIKKQALAVMRNEFIIEKDLPFTSEFKSVTLSINSMISKIEKMFENTNNVLKLNKKLLYFDEVSKLHNRKYFILKANEFLDKDNSNNQGFISIVSLKIDELNKKFGYEKTNTILVNLSNLMKEEFGGGSNLIARMNGSEFVLVIPNIDESKMKKSISNFIKNINDNLEISFDDIFVGLFKYEEEQSVKTLLTKMDYVISQAKTFPDKDYFFIEDIDKCLTKEEWIKIINISLEKNYFKLLYRDVIDINLKDILHKTISFELNYEDNNFSYKGLIPAILAQGRLSEVYLHIIEKILKNNETNSKITIQLPIVFIIDFNNYSKLKVLFEKYQNINNQNIIFEIEEESFNQNLNNTIMYINLFEEFNFRFAIFNFIANSNDYSYLKELKPLYVKASKYFLLESTQSLNMLKILTQSLDIKLIATSVNKESDIKILSNIGINAVCGPVMEKIKK